In Anaerostipes hadrus ATCC 29173 = JCM 17467, a single genomic region encodes these proteins:
- a CDS encoding PTS system mannose/fructose/sorbose family transporter subunit IID, which yields MVISAILVGLLATCGQWWFFGPITKCLVYPLTTGTLVGVFMGEPMTGMIAGATIQLIYLGWISAGGTMPSNTIVAGIFGTALTIMSGADPKMAVTFAIPFSMLGLLLNQVYMTVNAAWIHQADKLLEKGNIKGVRIMNYLPSFCMALLLYGVPVFAMIMFGSDWSQSMLNAIPGSIINALEVVGGIMPALGIAMLLNYLGKKTLMPWFFAGFFLTEYSKLDLTAVSIFAAVIAIILYFNDKKTTTAQQGEKKKVRRLSVNKKVEVKEVGQSTEVAEEITKTIDGPKKKLSKKTLIKTWLLTTSTEACYNYERLQALGIANLMITPIRALYDKVEDQVAELKKYLVFYNSEVFTIGPIINGITCSMEEARANGENVTAKDINSVRTGLMGPVAGIGDTVMQGILFPILFGIGCSMALDGSYLGPIFATVVFEVLIFACGYFMFMTGYKQGKTSLLKILKDGTVDKIINSFSIVGLMVVGSMAATRVAVDTPLAIKVGEGVTKIQTVLNSLAPGLIPLGITMLVWWMLRKKVNTLWIIVAIFVVGIIGYYTGILGYVG from the coding sequence ATGGTTATATCTGCAATTTTAGTAGGTTTATTAGCAACATGTGGACAATGGTGGTTCTTTGGGCCAATCACAAAATGTTTAGTTTATCCATTAACAACTGGTACATTGGTTGGTGTATTTATGGGAGAACCTATGACTGGTATGATCGCAGGAGCGACCATTCAGTTAATATATCTTGGATGGATCTCAGCAGGAGGTACCATGCCAAGTAATACGATCGTAGCTGGAATTTTTGGTACAGCACTTACGATCATGTCTGGAGCAGACCCTAAAATGGCTGTAACATTTGCTATCCCATTTAGTATGCTTGGATTATTATTAAATCAGGTATATATGACAGTAAATGCAGCATGGATTCATCAAGCAGACAAGTTATTGGAAAAAGGAAACATTAAAGGTGTAAGGATCATGAACTACCTGCCATCATTTTGTATGGCATTACTCTTATATGGAGTACCAGTTTTTGCAATGATCATGTTTGGAAGTGATTGGTCACAGTCTATGTTAAATGCGATTCCAGGAAGCATCATCAATGCATTAGAGGTTGTTGGAGGAATCATGCCTGCCTTAGGTATTGCAATGTTATTAAATTATCTTGGTAAAAAAACATTAATGCCATGGTTTTTCGCAGGATTTTTCTTGACAGAATATAGCAAACTTGATTTGACAGCAGTTTCAATCTTTGCAGCGGTCATAGCGATCATTTTATATTTTAATGATAAGAAAACTACAACAGCGCAGCAGGGAGAAAAGAAGAAAGTTAGACGTTTGTCTGTAAATAAGAAAGTAGAAGTAAAAGAGGTAGGTCAGAGTACAGAAGTAGCTGAGGAAATTACAAAAACAATTGATGGACCGAAAAAGAAATTATCAAAGAAAACATTGATCAAGACTTGGCTTTTAACTACAAGTACAGAAGCATGTTACAATTATGAAAGATTACAGGCACTAGGAATTGCGAACTTAATGATCACACCGATCAGAGCATTATATGACAAAGTAGAAGATCAGGTAGCAGAATTAAAGAAATACCTTGTATTTTATAATTCAGAAGTATTTACAATTGGACCGATCATTAATGGTATTACATGTTCAATGGAAGAGGCAAGAGCGAACGGAGAAAATGTTACAGCAAAAGATATCAACTCAGTAAGAACAGGATTGATGGGACCAGTAGCAGGTATTGGAGATACAGTAATGCAGGGAATCCTTTTCCCAATCTTATTTGGAATTGGATGCTCAATGGCATTAGATGGAAGTTATCTTGGACCAATTTTCGCGACAGTTGTATTTGAAGTATTGATTTTTGCATGTGGATATTTTATGTTTATGACAGGATATAAACAAGGAAAAACTTCACTGTTAAAGATTTTAAAAGATGGAACAGTAGATAAAATTATTAATTCTTTCAGTATTGTTGGATTAATGGTAGTAGGTTCTATGGCAGCAACTCGTGTAGCAGTAGATACACCATTAGCAATTAAAGTTGGTGAGGGAGTTACAAAAATCCAGACAGTTTTAAATTCATTAGCACCGGGATTAATCCCACTTGGAATTACAATGCTTGTATGGTGGATGCTTCGAAAGAAAGTAAATACATTATGGATCATCGTAGCGATCTTTGTTGTTGGTATCATTGGATACTATACAGGAATTTTAGGATATGTAGGATAA
- a CDS encoding PTS system mannose/fructose/N-acetylgalactosamine-transporter subunit IIB translates to MENLVLTRIDDRLIHGQVMTAWIKNKKATQVVIVDDLVAEDDYMIEVLEMAIPEEIAIGIFNKEDGVTFFSQGLDEPTILLVKGPEVLNYLVDHGINIEEVDVGGMGAGNDRSVLYKNISTSSEENDQFRALLGKNVNVFIQVMPNNKPVDISSYLK, encoded by the coding sequence GTGGAAAACTTAGTATTAACAAGGATTGATGATCGTTTGATTCATGGACAGGTAATGACAGCATGGATCAAAAATAAAAAAGCAACACAGGTGGTGATCGTAGATGATCTTGTAGCAGAAGATGATTACATGATCGAAGTTTTAGAGATGGCAATTCCAGAAGAAATTGCCATCGGAATCTTCAACAAAGAAGATGGTGTTACATTCTTTTCACAAGGATTAGATGAACCAACGATACTTCTTGTGAAAGGACCGGAAGTATTAAATTATCTGGTAGACCATGGAATCAACATTGAAGAAGTTGATGTTGGAGGAATGGGAGCTGGAAATGATAGAAGTGTATTATACAAAAATATCTCTACTAGTTCAGAAGAAAATGATCAGTTCAGAGCATTATTAGGTAAAAATGTCAATGTTTTTATTCAGGTAATGCCAAACAACAAACCAGTAGATATCAGTAGCTATTTAAAATAA
- a CDS encoding PTS sugar transporter subunit IIA yields MVNIILISHGEFCEGLLKSLIMVTGDDYGIKTLALYPGMTADTYREKLDQIILENENSEGTLILADIVFGTPFQSAAYMSKTHKIGLVSGMNMPMLVAVASERTESSTLKDLIEIATNPDYHGIQGTLFEKGETKRRGKLSINKD; encoded by the coding sequence ATGGTAAACATAATTTTGATCAGTCATGGAGAGTTTTGTGAGGGACTATTAAAATCACTGATCATGGTAACAGGAGACGATTATGGAATCAAAACATTAGCGTTGTATCCTGGAATGACGGCAGATACATATAGGGAAAAACTAGATCAGATAATTTTAGAAAATGAGAATTCAGAAGGAACACTGATCTTAGCAGATATTGTTTTTGGAACACCATTTCAGAGTGCAGCATATATGTCAAAAACACATAAGATCGGTCTGGTATCAGGAATGAATATGCCAATGCTGGTTGCAGTTGCCTCCGAAAGAACTGAAAGCAGTACACTAAAAGACTTAATTGAGATTGCAACAAATCCGGATTATCATGGAATTCAAGGAACTTTATTTGAGAAAGGAGAAACAAAGCGTCGTGGAAAACTTAGTATTAACAAGGATTGA
- a CDS encoding SDR family NAD(P)-dependent oxidoreductase — protein sequence MNTEKLTGKVIVITGAASGMGAAMAKDFSAREAKVAILDMNEEKAQEVIKEIEAAGGVATFYKTDITNKTQIETAASDVEEKFGPITSWVNSAGVSKMLPFLDCDEELWDLTMNVNLKGTFLCCQVAIDKMLKNGGGTILNMSSLSGKKASSWQTIYCASKFGVQGLTQSIAKEFADKNIRVNSICPGIVHTEMWDRLKYEYAKKRDLDPEEVLPYFKKNIPMHKLVDLQDVIQAAIFLLTDCSSYLTGQSINLVGGEWMD from the coding sequence ATGAATACAGAAAAATTAACAGGAAAGGTTATTGTCATTACAGGAGCAGCAAGTGGAATGGGAGCAGCAATGGCAAAAGACTTTTCAGCAAGAGAAGCCAAAGTAGCGATTCTTGATATGAATGAAGAAAAAGCGCAGGAAGTTATAAAAGAAATTGAGGCAGCAGGTGGTGTTGCAACATTTTATAAGACAGATATCACAAACAAAACACAGATTGAGACGGCAGCTTCAGATGTAGAAGAAAAATTTGGACCAATCACATCTTGGGTAAATTCTGCAGGAGTTTCAAAGATGTTACCATTTCTTGATTGTGATGAAGAACTTTGGGATCTTACGATGAATGTTAATTTAAAAGGAACATTTTTATGTTGTCAGGTAGCAATTGATAAAATGTTAAAAAATGGTGGAGGAACAATCCTTAATATGTCTTCTCTGTCAGGGAAAAAAGCGAGCTCATGGCAGACAATCTATTGTGCAAGTAAATTTGGAGTACAGGGATTAACACAGTCTATCGCAAAAGAATTTGCGGACAAGAATATTCGTGTAAATTCTATTTGTCCAGGAATTGTACATACGGAAATGTGGGATCGATTGAAATATGAATATGCGAAAAAACGTGATTTAGATCCAGAGGAAGTACTACCTTATTTTAAGAAAAACATTCCAATGCATAAATTGGTAGATCTTCAAGATGTGATTCAGGCAGCCATCTTTTTACTGACAGATTGTTCTTCTTATTTAACAGGTCAATCTATTAATTTAGTTGGTGGAGAGTGGATGGATTAA
- a CDS encoding DUF2207 domain-containing protein — protein sequence MRKWITCTIMAVMMAAMIFMGTGNNVFANDEVTYDSNMQTKKFDVDVKVGEDGSYTVTENIKVKFVNPRHGIYRYIPYKGKVITSDKNGDQKKLLYYADFTLLSNDSKTDVDEDSDGNSQVLRFGSADYTVSKGNYRFTYQLIPKYQGDTYDYLYYNIFPTLWRNKIPEGSTFTIHFPKKTDLKGVNFYYGRYGESKYAKDVITLKYDEEKNQIQGTLKKTLPFKNGLTCYSDLGDGYFTAKHEIGVDRWIFGLSIGILVITAALFVLFGRDEKIIPSIQYQPPEGMDSAVVGYVLDGSVDDKDVISLILYWADKGYLKMKEKGQKDMEFIKLKDIPDSEPRYQKTMFEALFKNRKKVKASSLQYKFADTVQVVKDDIKYDYKKNIYATSSKVARIVSFVLLQLPICLFAFIMMIFSPDGILNLILPLMAWVLYFIGMFLACHSVDKWYAISKGARTGLPIASAVLSILGFIFYGLYYYVKIQRGELFDFFHVYLVIVAVSFIGVILTAFMKKRTHQCVEWMGYLAGLRDFIETAELDRMKVLAKDHPDMFYHILPYSMVFGLFDLYAKKLDALKLPAPDWYVYGGSDPYFHYYMMGHYMDHVVSENLTVVEPSESGGVGEFFSGGDGGFSGGGFGGGGGGSW from the coding sequence ATGAGAAAGTGGATCACCTGTACCATAATGGCAGTCATGATGGCTGCCATGATTTTTATGGGGACAGGAAACAATGTGTTTGCAAATGATGAAGTCACTTATGACTCTAATATGCAGACAAAGAAATTTGATGTAGATGTCAAAGTCGGAGAAGATGGAAGTTATACAGTAACAGAGAATATCAAAGTCAAGTTTGTCAATCCGAGGCATGGAATTTATCGTTATATCCCATACAAAGGGAAGGTGATAACAAGCGATAAAAATGGAGATCAGAAAAAACTACTTTATTATGCGGATTTTACACTGTTATCAAATGACAGTAAGACAGATGTAGATGAAGATTCTGACGGTAATAGTCAGGTATTGAGGTTTGGTTCTGCGGATTATACCGTAAGTAAAGGAAACTATAGATTTACGTATCAACTGATCCCTAAATATCAGGGAGATACCTACGATTATTTGTACTACAATATTTTCCCGACACTTTGGAGAAATAAGATTCCAGAAGGAAGTACTTTTACAATTCATTTTCCAAAGAAAACAGATCTTAAGGGCGTAAATTTCTATTATGGACGTTATGGGGAATCAAAGTATGCAAAAGATGTGATCACTTTGAAATATGATGAGGAGAAGAACCAGATCCAAGGAACATTAAAGAAGACACTGCCATTTAAAAATGGATTGACATGCTATAGTGATCTGGGTGATGGGTATTTTACAGCAAAACATGAAATCGGAGTAGATCGATGGATTTTTGGACTATCAATAGGAATTCTTGTGATCACAGCTGCCTTATTTGTTTTGTTCGGACGTGATGAAAAGATCATCCCATCGATTCAATATCAGCCGCCAGAAGGAATGGACAGTGCAGTTGTCGGATATGTTCTGGACGGTTCTGTGGATGATAAGGATGTTATTTCTTTGATCCTTTATTGGGCCGATAAGGGCTACCTGAAGATGAAGGAAAAAGGTCAAAAGGACATGGAATTTATCAAACTCAAAGATATTCCAGACTCAGAACCAAGATATCAGAAAACAATGTTTGAAGCTTTATTTAAGAACAGAAAAAAAGTGAAAGCTTCTTCTTTACAGTACAAATTTGCAGATACCGTGCAGGTAGTGAAAGATGATATCAAATATGATTATAAGAAAAATATTTATGCAACATCCTCGAAAGTTGCAAGGATCGTATCCTTTGTATTGTTGCAGCTTCCAATCTGTTTATTTGCATTTATTATGATGATATTTAGTCCAGATGGGATCTTAAATCTGATCCTTCCATTGATGGCGTGGGTATTGTATTTTATAGGAATGTTTCTTGCATGTCACAGTGTAGATAAATGGTATGCGATTTCAAAGGGAGCAAGAACGGGACTTCCGATCGCATCGGCAGTATTGTCTATTCTTGGATTTATTTTCTATGGATTATATTATTATGTGAAGATACAAAGAGGAGAATTATTTGATTTCTTCCATGTGTATCTTGTGATCGTTGCAGTATCATTTATCGGAGTGATCCTGACTGCATTTATGAAGAAGAGAACCCATCAATGTGTGGAATGGATGGGATATCTAGCAGGACTTCGTGATTTTATTGAAACTGCGGAATTAGACCGAATGAAGGTATTGGCGAAAGATCATCCAGACATGTTTTATCATATTCTGCCTTATTCCATGGTATTTGGGTTGTTTGATCTTTATGCAAAGAAACTTGATGCATTAAAACTTCCTGCGCCAGACTGGTATGTCTATGGCGGCAGTGATCCTTATTTCCATTATTATATGATGGGGCACTACATGGATCATGTGGTCTCTGAGAACCTGACAGTTGTAGAACCATCAGAATCTGGAGGAGTTGGAGAATTCTTTTCTGGAGGAGATGGAGGATTCTCAGGAGGCGGCTTCGGAGGCGGAGGAGGCGGCAGTTGGTAG
- a CDS encoding GTP-binding protein has protein sequence MGIIGHRGHGKTTLTDAIKKTLTTREERNISLTSSIEYGAILVVSAIDGIMSQTAEQIMIAHHMGMQHIVVFMNKCDMVDDMEMLELVEMEIRDQLYQCGFVGSDIPFIYGSALKALEGPDGEWGDKIMELMDAVDKYIPDSQSEIDQASSIHTKFTAEVYMLDINEGGRDTGYFDDDRLQFYFKTTDVTGEIQLPIEIDMAMPGETLDITIELIQPIKITEEEPFIIRDDECTVGLGRVATIIE, from the coding sequence ATAGGAATAATTGGACATCGAGGTCATGGAAAAACGACTTTAACAGATGCAATTAAAAAAACTCTTACAACAAGAGAAGAGAGAAATATAAGCTTGACATCTAGCATTGAATATGGAGCTATCCTAGTAGTATCTGCAATAGATGGAATCATGTCACAAACAGCAGAACAGATCATGATTGCTCATCATATGGGAATGCAACATATCGTAGTATTTATGAATAAATGTGATATGGTAGATGATATGGAAATGCTGGAATTGGTAGAAATGGAGATTCGTGACCAACTATATCAGTGTGGATTTGTTGGATCTGATATTCCGTTTATCTATGGATCTGCTTTAAAAGCCCTTGAAGGTCCAGATGGAGAATGGGGAGATAAGATCATGGAATTGATGGATGCGGTGGATAAATATATTCCAGATTCACAGTCTGAAATAGATCAAGCTTCCTCTATACATACAAAGTTTACAGCAGAAGTATACATGTTAGATATCAATGAAGGTGGACGAGACACAGGATACTTTGATGATGACCGTCTGCAGTTTTATTTCAAAACGACAGATGTAACAGGAGAGATTCAATTGCCAATAGAAATAGATATGGCTATGCCAGGGGAAACACTGGATATAACAATTGAATTAATTCAACCAATTAAGATAACAGAAGAAGAACCTTTTATCATTCGTGATGATGAATGTACGGTTGGATTGGGAAGAGTTGCTACGATCATCGAGTAA
- a CDS encoding AAA family ATPase: protein MNQTLKLPVGIENFEDIRKLGFYYIDKTKLIEQLLQNWGKVNLFTRPRRFGKTLNMSMLRTFFEIGIDKSLFEGLYISKNKELCDEYMGKYPVIFLSLKGIDGLTFEEAIIRITTVIKNEARRHHYLKNSDKLIEEEIKQFQSLLDGKADDITDSIRLLSELLCKHYGKKTIILIDEYDVPLDKAFQKGYYDEMVELMRGLLGQVLKTNDFLQFAVLTGCLRISKESIFTGLNNFEVLSILNVQYDECFGFTDTEVKKILSDYNLSDHYLQIREWYDGYRFGNTDIYCPWDVIRYCKSLCADPDALPEDFWSNSSGNEIVRRFIDKADIQTKNEIERLISGECIEKEIVEELTYNELDKSIENLWSVLFTTGYLTQQGRTQNGKYLLSIPNTEIRNLFTKKIKEWFSDVSKNDGKTLEIFCNAFIEKKPEKIEQLFGDYLWNTISIRDTAIAKEKKENFYHGILLGLLGYKSSWLIKSNAESGIGYSDILIEAPENRTGIVIELKYAEDGNMDAACKQALKQIEDKDYIAKLKQDGMRNFIKYGVACYKKDCKVMIYEE, encoded by the coding sequence ATGAATCAAACATTAAAGCTGCCAGTTGGAATTGAGAATTTTGAAGATATTCGCAAGCTAGGATTTTATTATATAGATAAGACAAAATTAATTGAACAGCTCTTACAAAATTGGGGAAAAGTAAATCTGTTTACACGACCACGTCGTTTTGGAAAGACACTCAATATGAGTATGTTACGTACTTTTTTTGAAATTGGTATAGATAAATCACTTTTTGAAGGCCTATATATTTCTAAAAATAAAGAATTATGTGATGAATATATGGGTAAGTATCCAGTAATCTTTCTGTCATTGAAAGGAATCGATGGATTAACTTTTGAAGAAGCGATTATTCGGATTACAACGGTTATTAAAAATGAAGCACGAAGACACCATTATCTAAAAAATAGTGATAAATTAATAGAAGAAGAGATTAAGCAATTTCAGAGCCTTTTAGATGGAAAAGCTGATGATATAACAGATAGTATCAGACTATTATCAGAACTTTTGTGCAAACATTATGGGAAAAAGACGATTATCCTTATTGATGAATATGATGTTCCGCTAGATAAAGCTTTTCAGAAAGGCTATTATGATGAAATGGTTGAACTTATGAGAGGTCTTTTGGGGCAAGTACTAAAAACAAATGATTTTCTACAATTTGCAGTTTTGACAGGATGTCTTAGAATTTCGAAAGAAAGCATTTTCACCGGACTTAATAATTTTGAAGTTTTATCTATTCTCAATGTTCAGTATGATGAATGTTTTGGATTTACCGATACAGAAGTGAAAAAGATTCTTAGCGATTATAATTTATCAGATCATTACCTTCAGATTAGGGAGTGGTATGATGGTTATCGTTTCGGAAATACAGATATCTATTGCCCATGGGATGTGATTCGTTATTGTAAAAGTCTATGTGCGGATCCCGATGCATTACCAGAAGATTTTTGGTCTAATTCTAGTGGAAATGAAATTGTTCGCAGATTTATAGATAAGGCAGATATTCAGACAAAGAATGAGATTGAGCGTTTGATCAGTGGAGAGTGTATTGAAAAGGAAATTGTAGAGGAGCTTACCTATAATGAGTTGGATAAGAGTATAGAAAATTTGTGGAGTGTGCTTTTTACAACAGGATATCTAACACAACAGGGACGAACTCAAAATGGTAAATATCTTTTGTCGATACCAAATACAGAGATAAGAAATCTATTTACAAAAAAGATCAAAGAATGGTTTAGTGATGTTTCAAAAAATGATGGAAAAACACTAGAAATATTTTGTAATGCGTTTATAGAGAAAAAACCAGAAAAAATTGAACAGCTTTTTGGAGATTATCTATGGAATACGATCAGTATAAGAGATACAGCAATCGCAAAAGAGAAGAAAGAAAATTTTTATCACGGAATTTTACTCGGTCTTCTTGGATATAAGTCAAGCTGGCTGATAAAGTCAAATGCAGAATCAGGAATCGGATACAGTGATATTCTGATAGAGGCTCCGGAGAATCGAACGGGAATCGTCATTGAATTAAAGTATGCCGAAGATGGAAATATGGATGCAGCGTGCAAGCAGGCTTTAAAACAGATTGAAGATAAAGACTATATTGCTAAATTGAAGCAAGATGGAATGCGAAATTTCATTAAATATGGTGTTGCTTGTTATAAGAAAGACTGTAAAGTCATGATTTATGAAGAATAA
- a CDS encoding DUF5688 family protein — translation MRKNEKEGVMQRENERIIYHLMHFDEKDKEWSERPYLLLEDMAIVFDILDLDDRSIQRIDHKKANKEQWSDQFLWESAKKNTKQFLPAKFEPVYKDFRGHTEDRPVFMVSNKIQRYGAGVICYEDFLGDISRKYNKSLYLLPTSIHEMLLLFDDGEDQEEDLLHILEKSDQQLSKEEFLSDNIYYYDKYMGELISLF, via the coding sequence ATGAGAAAAAACGAGAAAGAAGGAGTTATGCAGAGAGAAAACGAGCGTATTATCTATCATTTGATGCATTTTGATGAGAAGGATAAGGAGTGGAGTGAGAGACCATATTTACTCTTGGAAGATATGGCAATTGTTTTTGATATTCTTGATCTGGATGATCGATCCATACAAAGAATCGATCATAAAAAGGCAAACAAAGAACAATGGTCGGATCAGTTTTTATGGGAGAGTGCAAAGAAGAATACAAAACAGTTTCTGCCTGCTAAATTTGAGCCTGTATATAAAGATTTTCGAGGACATACCGAAGACAGACCGGTATTTATGGTGTCAAACAAAATACAGAGATATGGAGCAGGTGTGATTTGCTATGAAGATTTTCTAGGCGACATTTCAAGAAAATATAATAAGAGTTTGTATCTTCTGCCAACCAGTATTCATGAAATGTTATTACTGTTTGATGACGGAGAAGATCAGGAAGAGGATCTATTGCATATACTAGAGAAGTCTGATCAGCAATTAAGCAAAGAAGAATTTCTGTCCGATAATATCTATTATTATGACAAATATATGGGAGAGTTGATCAGTTTATTTTAA
- a CDS encoding helix-turn-helix domain-containing protein, protein MKIDLKELGKRIKLTRKGQDLTQEMLAEKAGVSQHYIYEIEAGRKAMSIHSFASLTTALDVSADYLLFGDGQRIFDVDTPAHHNNQLMEIAAELNPSQRDHVLEILEVMVPYIKN, encoded by the coding sequence ATGAAAATCGATTTAAAAGAATTAGGAAAACGCATCAAACTTACCCGAAAAGGGCAAGATCTGACACAGGAAATGCTTGCTGAAAAAGCTGGTGTCAGTCAGCATTATATCTATGAAATCGAAGCTGGACGCAAAGCCATGTCTATTCATAGTTTTGCTTCTCTTACTACTGCATTGGATGTATCTGCTGATTATCTTTTATTTGGTGATGGGCAAAGAATATTTGATGTTGATACCCCGGCTCATCACAATAATCAATTGATGGAAATTGCAGCTGAACTTAATCCATCACAGAGAGATCATGTGCTTGAGATTCTGGAAGTGATGGTTCCTTATATTAAAAATTGA
- a CDS encoding AAA family ATPase has product MKKTLILLAGYPGTGKSYMANIIIKNFPELRLLSPDDIKEKFWDKYGFDTLEQKEELIVRAWNTYYDEMEQDFLHGKSLISDYPFSLKQKPTLEKLTKQYGYQVCTIRLIGQIEVLFERQKQRDLDDSRHLGHILTSYHRSDSKIERKNADNLLDYTEFYKRCTQRGYGEFDLGDTIEVDVSDYEKIEYPKILQWLEDRV; this is encoded by the coding sequence ATGAAAAAGACATTGATTCTTTTAGCTGGATATCCAGGAACTGGAAAAAGTTATATGGCAAATATCATTATTAAAAACTTTCCAGAATTAAGATTATTGTCACCAGATGATATAAAAGAAAAATTTTGGGATAAATATGGGTTTGATACTTTAGAACAAAAAGAAGAATTAATTGTGAGAGCATGGAACACATACTATGATGAAATGGAACAAGATTTTTTACATGGGAAAAGTTTGATTTCTGATTATCCTTTTAGCTTAAAACAAAAACCAACATTGGAAAAGTTGACAAAACAATATGGATATCAGGTATGTACGATTCGTCTTATTGGACAGATTGAAGTTTTATTTGAAAGACAAAAACAAAGAGATTTGGATGATTCCAGACATTTAGGGCATATTTTAACAAGTTACCATAGATCAGATAGTAAAATAGAACGTAAAAATGCGGACAACCTTTTAGATTATACAGAATTTTATAAAAGATGTACGCAAAGAGGTTATGGCGAATTTGATTTGGGAGATACGATAGAAGTAGATGTCAGTGATTATGAGAAAATTGAATATCCAAAGATACTACAGTGGTTAGAAGACAGAGTGTGA
- a CDS encoding LemA family protein yields the protein MIKKTDQTKKGVELMIPGIVIGVIVLVIVIWLISSYNGFVTLRNKTEEAFSAIDVSLKKRYDLIPNYVETVKGYAKHESETLEKVVAARNQAMTATNIDDKIKQENALSGALKSLFAVSESYPELKANENFNKLQDQLQRLEEEIAGSRRYYNGVVNRYNTKTELFPGNIIAGIFGFKRKPLFEVSNESERENVQVKF from the coding sequence ATGATAAAGAAAACTGACCAAACAAAGAAAGGGGTAGAGCTTATGATACCAGGGATCGTAATCGGAGTGATCGTGCTTGTCATTGTGATATGGCTGATCAGTTCCTACAATGGATTTGTAACATTAAGAAATAAGACAGAAGAGGCATTTTCAGCAATCGATGTGTCATTAAAGAAGCGTTACGACTTGATTCCAAACTATGTAGAAACCGTCAAAGGTTATGCGAAACACGAATCAGAGACATTAGAGAAAGTCGTAGCCGCAAGAAATCAGGCGATGACAGCGACAAATATCGATGATAAGATCAAACAGGAAAATGCACTGTCAGGAGCACTGAAATCTTTATTTGCAGTGTCTGAAAGCTATCCAGAATTAAAAGCTAATGAGAACTTTAATAAATTGCAGGATCAGCTTCAGAGATTAGAAGAAGAGATCGCAGGTTCCAGAAGATATTATAATGGAGTTGTAAACCGCTATAATACCAAGACAGAATTATTCCCAGGCAATATCATCGCAGGAATTTTTGGATTTAAGAGAAAACCATTATTTGAAGTTTCGAATGAATCTGAGCGTGAGAATGTACAAGTAAAATTCTAA